A region of the Leeuwenhoekiella sp. MAR_2009_132 genome:
ACGATCAAAACAGACGCGACTTTACTATTAATGCTTTGGCATTAAGTCTTAACGAGGCTACTCGTGGTAATCTGGTTGATTCTTTTAATGGTATTGTAGATTTAGAGCGCGAGATTATAAGAACGCCTTTAAATCCTGATATTACCTATAGCGATGATCCTTTACGTATGATGCGTGCAATACGGTTTGCTACGCAGTTAGATTTTACAATAGAACGTACTTCTCTAGAAGCAATTAGCGCAAATAAAGAGCGTATTGAGATTATTACTAATGAGCGTATAGTAGATGAGCTTAACAAAATAATGCTGAGTAAAAAACCTTCTAAGGGATTTCTTTTACTTGAAAAAACCGGATTACTTCCGCTGATCTTACCCGAACTTACCGCTCTAAAAGGTATCGAAGAAAAAGAAGGACAAAAACATAAAGACAATTTTTATCACACACTTGAGGTGGTTGATAATATTTCAGAAAACACAGATGATGTATGGCTTAGATGGGCAGCACTTCTACACGATATAGGTAAAGCACCTACTAAGCGTTTTGATAAAAAAATAGGATGGACCTTTCACGGTCACGAGTTTGTGGGCGCTAAAATGGTTTATAAACTTTTCAAAAGGCTAAAAATGCCCCTTAATGAAAAGATGAAACTTGTTCAGAAATTGGTTTTAATGAGTTCGCGTCCTATCGTAATTGCCGAAGATTTTGTGACAGACAGTGCTGTACGACGCCTTATTTTTGATGCAGGTGAAAATCTCGAGGAGTTAATGACGCTTTGTGAAGCAGACATCACCACAAAAAATCCAAAACGCTTTAAGAGATACCATAATAACTTTAAAACAGTACGATCAAAGATTGAAGAGGTTGAAGAGCGGGATCACTTGCGTAACTTTCAACCACCGGTAAGTGGCGAAGAGATTATGAAAACTTTTTCCCTTAAACCGTCACGAGAAATTGGTCTTATAAAAGAGGCGATTAAAGAGGCTATTTTAGAGGGAGAAATCCCAAATGAATACCA
Encoded here:
- a CDS encoding CCA tRNA nucleotidyltransferase encodes the protein MSIPKYPEALKPKIFDVITRASEELALESYVIGGYVRDYLLKRGSAKDIDIVAVGSGIELAQKVASLLKHKPKVQVFKTYGTAMLRDGDIEIEFVGARKESYSENSRNPVVENGSLEDDQNRRDFTINALALSLNEATRGNLVDSFNGIVDLEREIIRTPLNPDITYSDDPLRMMRAIRFATQLDFTIERTSLEAISANKERIEIITNERIVDELNKIMLSKKPSKGFLLLEKTGLLPLILPELTALKGIEEKEGQKHKDNFYHTLEVVDNISENTDDVWLRWAALLHDIGKAPTKRFDKKIGWTFHGHEFVGAKMVYKLFKRLKMPLNEKMKLVQKLVLMSSRPIVIAEDFVTDSAVRRLIFDAGENLEELMTLCEADITTKNPKRFKRYHNNFKTVRSKIEEVEERDHLRNFQPPVSGEEIMKTFSLKPSREIGLIKEAIKEAILEGEIPNEYHAAHEFMLQKGAELGLEAISN